A window of Phragmites australis chromosome 2, lpPhrAust1.1, whole genome shotgun sequence genomic DNA:
AGTCTAGATCCTTTGCTGACCTTCCAGCCCTGTGATTTTGTCAGGTAGCTGATCAGAAAGTGTGCAATTTCTAACATCAAAGAACCTATAGAAAATATAATCAGCCATTGCTTGTTCCGATGGGGAAGGTTGACGATTCCTCTCATCCTTTGAAATGCATATAACAGTACATTTGCCAGCAATAGCTTCCTAATTGAGCAATAGAGAATAGACAGGTGGCTGTTAGAATATTTTAGCTGTAAGACTGAGTCCAAAAATGGAAAGTTGACAGACTTAACATTGACGAGTCATAAATAAGAACAGGAAGTGTTGAATCTTATATGCCTTCTGTTGATACTCGATATTTTGAAACCATGTTTTACTTAATTGGCATGCCTAGCCGGCTCAAAGAATGTTAACTGTTGACCCCCAACTATGATTCCATGCCTGTTGTTCTAACGAAACTGGCTCTGATTAGGTTTTGCAAAAGAGCAAAGCGAAGTGTGATAAAATTCAGTGCCTCAGTCAGGATTGGCAACTATACTTATTTTCTCAAGTATACTCCCAAAATATGTAAATATCACGATTGCTCATTATAAACTGTTAGCATTTAGCGCACTTGTTGTACACAAGGAATATACTTTTTACCACTGAATTACATTTCTGATCTGTGAATCCACCAAAAATATACATGCAGATATGCAACAAAGGGGGAAGCTTTCCTGCTCATGTCATTTTTTTCACATGTactatgcaaatcttgaaagaaaaaaaaactataagaCAAATGCTAAAATGGGTATTTACATTTAATTCTGACATGTTTAGAAATGCCTGATATGGTACGTTAGACATGGAAATTTAGGATTTGCAGTTAAATCAGGGAGCACAGCCGCTCAAGTTTAGAGAACTTGTGTGTGACTTAATGAGCCAAGAATATCCATTGCAACTAAAAGAGGAACGAAGAATGTAAGCAATTACTACAGACAGTCCAAACGGAGAATTAACAACAGTAGCACCACAATACTAAAGCAGATCATGGTCATTCACTTTAGAACTATAGCTCTCAGCCTCTATCTATCAGTGAGAGCATCCTCAAAAACATATTACTGCAATTAAACAATAACTAGATTATTTTGATCCATTAACTTCAAGGGAAATTGATTGGTGACCAGGGTATCCAACTTCCCCTTTAGCGAGAATACAATTAATCCAACATGTTGCAATGTTTCAAAAATCCATAACGGCATAAATACCCATGTATAATACACATAAAGTTAAGTAAACCTGCAAAAATTCAACTTCAAATTCGTCTTTGGTATCGAGATCATAGTCACCAAAAACAAGGTCAATGCCGTGATCCACGACCTGGATTGCGGGTCCGGTTCACCAACGGGACGCTGCCGGGACGAAGCTGTCGTTGACCTCTTGTCGCCGCCCGCCGGGAGAGGAGGATGGAGCGCCTGCCATTGCCTCTTGCCATCACCTCTGTCACCTCTTGCTGTCGCCCGTTGGGAGAGGAGGATGGAGCACCCTCCATGGTCTGCCCACCCCGGTGTGCTGGCGGCTTCAAGGGCGAGGGGAGGTGATGCTGCAGCGAAGGATCGAGGAGGCGCTGCGCCATCGAAGGAGAACAGGAAGGGGAAAGAAAACAGCGGCTACTGGTTCCGTGCGTAACATACTCACAAGTAGGGTTAGATGGGAAGGCAAGTTAAAGTGGTGGTGGCCTGGTGAGCTGGATGGGCCATCAAATAGCAGCTCAACTTATCATTTAAtcccttttattttcttttcttatttgcTTTGAAGCATGCGATGCATTTGGTTGAGGTTCTGGTCACGTGTGGATAATGTGCGTCAACCCCATTCTTCAGGGTCGAGTACTATGTTGCAAATTGTCGTCCCGAGGAGGTATACCCCCTTTGTACCCTATTTTTGTCAAAGGTCGACCCGCGTCCCGCAACCCCGTTCCTCGTCCCGATCGACTTAGATTTCTAGTGACTATGATCGAGATACAAAAAATACAAGGGGTACTGTTAGCACATGGTGAACAATGTCAGACCAACTGCTTGTCTATTTTGTTTCTTGACATCTAGGATGAATTTGAAATTGAACGCTGGCAggtttacttaaccttgtgtaTACTACATACATGTTCTATTGACGAATGTTTTAAACATTGCAACACGCTGAATTTGCTAATGGGGACGCTGGAACCCCTGGATACAAAATCCACACTCTAACCCCAAACCAATTAAAAGAAAGCGGTGATTATACTGTTGATAAAATATTTATAGAGACTCCATCAAGGGATCAAAATGCAAATAATGCAGAACTTAGGGAATAAAATTATTAGCAACATACCAGTGGGTTGATATCTGCAAGCCCGATACCATCACCGGAAGCGAGAAAAATCTCCTTTTCCATCACAGGGCCTCCTAAATACTTCTGGATCTCATCAGGGAGGAAAAACCAAAGAATTTTTACTTTCTTAGCTTGATTTTGCTCCCAAATCTTCACTATTTTTCCAATATATGGTTCAGGATCACCACTCTTAAAAAGATACACGCAGTCATACAATGAATACTTCACATTGTCAAATGTGAAGGAGTCATAAAACTGTGTATCCATCTTGGCACCACCTTTTCCTCTACGCTTCCCCCATGAAAATTGGATTTTCTCACTACTCTCATCCATTCTGGCAACGGTACGTAGTATCTCACTCTCTGCTTACCATATGCCTACAATGAGACAACCACCACACATCAAGCAATATCAGGACATTACAGTTGACTAATCCATAGTGGTAGCACAGCATGGAACTAAGTTAGCGGAGTCCATGATATTGCCAGCTAACTAGCAAAAACTTTTACATTCATCGTCTACAAGCACATATTAACTATTAGCCCTTCCACTTTTCTTGTAGATCCATATTAACTACAAGCACATAAAGTATGCTCTACAAAAAAGTATTACAATAACCATTTATTTTCGTCATCTACCGCACCTAGTTTGCGATTGATACGTCAGTCATCCATTTACTGTGCACTCAAGAAATTTTTACATAACTTCCACAGAGGATGAGGATCCATCATTTTATTTGTACGATATAACAAGGATGGGACTCTCACCTCAGCATCATGACTCAATGAGAAAATTACAGAACTAAAACATAAAGCTCCATGTTCTTAGAATACagaaaagaaatcatcaaaaatGGGTACCATTATAACATTAATGATCAAATATGATGACTGGAGCAAAGAGAAAGTATTCAAgctaaaaaattcacaaaatttaaCCAAAGAGGGAAGAGCCTGATGTATATTCAATTGCAAGAAGAAAGAGGGCTACATTCACCCCATTCTATTACAATAACAACTAAAGGATACTTCTATTTCCCTCTGGCAGGaagtatagcatcattatcaacaCAACCCATGTCAGAAAACGGGAATTGTACCTTCGAGGAGTCGAGGAGGCATGTGGGGGCTAAGGAGAGTGGACTACAAAGGATAGGGAGTAGAGCATGATTATAGCCTTAGAGGCTTAGAGAGCATGATAAGGTGGCATTGTGGGAAGGCCAAGGGGGAGTGGCATGGAATGGTTCATGGGGGAGGTTGCAAGAATAAAAGGTTCATTAGTTCCAGATTTGGGCATAACAATACCACAAGCACACAAGTTACCACGACTTTTTGTATTGTGTGAATCCGCTTACACACTCCAGAAATCATAAGTTAGACATGTTCCTAGTTGCATCGCCATCCACTAATCGAGTGCTCGCATAACTGCTTGACTAGAAAACTGGGAAATAGAAACTGGCATGGCCACAGCATCGCTATGAAAGAGCAAAATgcaaattttccttttttttaaaaaaaagacagcGTGAACCACACCACCAAGTTCAACAAAAGAAAGGCGACGACATGACCATCATGCGTGGCGAAAGACCCAGGACCGAGAATCGGCGAGGCAGTGAGGATTTTCGGGAGCAATGCTAGGGTTTGGCGCGGGGGAGTGCTATTGCAGAAGGAATGGTACTTTTGCTGCAAACCGTAAGCTGATACTAGAAGAGACAGCCGCGCCGACGGCAACGGCAACCACCAGACCCTAGAGGCGAAATCCCACCAAAACGCTACGAACGGCGTCCCCACAAACCCCACCCAAAAGAGAGGAGGGCAGGCTCGACGCCCAGTCCGCGGCCGCACCGTCCCCCACCCCAGGCGCCGCATTCCTCGCGCGCGGGTAGCGGGGTTGCGCCGCCGCAGCTCTCACGGCGCGCGCGGATTTGGAGACCCCATTGAGGAGGCGGCCGGGGAGACGCCCCACGATCATCGCTTTTGAAGTGAGAAAATTCCCCCGTGACGCCGCAAGAGGGAGGAGACGGAGATGGATCCGGAGGCGAACTCACCGTTTGGGTTCGTCGGAGCGGAAGGGGCTGGGCTCCCAGATAGCCGGAGACCGCGCTGCGGGATTGGAGTTGGTGACTGGTGAGGCGGAGGGAGGGTAGTTTGAGGAGGGTGTGTGCCCTGCGGACGGTTGCCTTCGCTGCGGCTGCGCCGCCTAGGCCTAATGGAGCTTGGACGTCGGCTGCTTCATCTGGCAAGGAGAAAGAAAACGCACAGTTGCCACAGTATCGGAAGCAGAACTAGCAAAAGCCCACTTCGGCTGTCTGGGACGGCTATGCAGCGAGGAGAGGAAGGGATTGTTTGTCGGAGCTTTTAAGTAGTTTTTTCTGTAATTAGGAGTATTAAATagtaatttttagtttttaattttttagtaaaatttacgagagtgattctctgaaatgaattagaagctgAAGAGCTACAAATAGCTTTctctgattcacttcccgcaaAGAATAActttcttcatatattttattttagaattcATTTCCCGCAAAGAatcatttttttcatatattttattttatagagTCACTTTCAGTTACAGAATTTGGATAAGAAAatcattttttgcagagaatttGGATCAGGAAAAACTTCACCAAATAGACCTAAATTTTCATAGCTTTTGTGGATcttttaaactttttttaagAACCTCAGTCGTGATAAAAAGCATGTTTGGTTGATAGCCAAAATTTGCTAATAGGTCATAGATTTTTGCTAAACTCATCTAAGGTGTAGTGATCAAATTTAACACCACACTTCGGCTAGCCTAAGCCCTAGGGAATTTTACCACACTTTTTTAGTCTATGGCATGTAGATTCAGATTAGGAAAATCTTACCACAACTATAGACTGTGGTTATTAACCAAATATGTGGCTAAAACGGTTAAACTGGCCTAACTTATAATATGGCAAAGTGTGACAAGATGTGGCCATAAACCAAAAGGATCCTAAATCATGATGGTTTTGTTGTATTACagcttaaaaaaaaacattggtTTTGCCGGCAACCTTCGTCTCATATTCTCGTAATGGGAACAACTTAATACAATTGAAAATAGTATAGAACAGAAATAAAGATGGTTTTGGTGTGATTACAGCGAGAAAAATATTGGTTTTTGCTGGCGACCTTCGTCTCAGAGTTTCATAATAGGAACAACTTAATACAATTGATAATACTCTCTCCAATCATAAATATTTACCGTTTTCTATTTTTCATGATCTTTAATGTGCAAATTTGAtcataattttctatttaaatataattataatatctaatattatattatattataaaaatatttttttaagataaatctacacgtgtgatttttatgtttgtaaactaaatattttagaagttattaacgattaaaattttaaaagtttaattaAATCTTAATCAAAACGATAaggatttatatatatatacaatgaaACACGAGGCCGCCGTACTGATTCTGGGAGGCAAAGCAAGGGCAGAGCTAAgacctgtttatttcagctgaagattctaaaaaatagtttataaAAATTAGATTGTGGAaaactggattgtaaaaagttgaattatgaaaagcttttaagttgtagattctaaaaacctttgatggacagtttagtaaaataaattttcacaatctatcaaaaactgagaaaaaccagcttctcaaatttccaaaattcaaccaacagattttaaaaaactataacaaaaaattatctatttgttcagcttcggattataaaagctgaaagtcagactaaaactaaaacaaacagacctttTGGCTCAGGGTACTGGCAGAGCTAAGCCAAAAGGCTGGAGCACCAGTAATAGCACGTACCATCAGAACGTCATATATGCAGACCTTCGCAACAAAAGTAGTCACTTGGCAAGCCATTGATGTCTTACTCAGCTCAAGATTGTACCGACACCTTCGATACCCAGAGATTTGACTAAAAGTTTTCCCTCTTATTACGTTCAATGCATTTATTCAATAGCTGTGCCTTGCAACAGCAATAGCACCTACAAGATATCCAACACACATGGAGTCTCGGCACTCGGCAGTAGGAATGATAACTCTACAATCGGATGCACTGAGCACCGAATTACGTGTTTTGCCAAAAAGGTGCAAAAGAAAAGAGACAGATCAAAGTAGTTGGACCGCATCTTGACATTCCGATACACTTCACCCAAAATAATTTACACAGTGCTGACTGGATAGAATCAAGCTTTCGCAGGCCATGTTGCTTGAGCCGACATGATTATACCAACGATCACTCCAAACAGTCCCAAAGCGCTGCCGAAGATCTCAATCACCAAGATCTTTACAAAGAGTGATGAGTTCTGAGCATCAGACAGTGCACAGCTGCTTCCAATTATCCCCACGCATACCCTGTAGATGTGAAATTTAATCATCTGGAAATGCGGAGCATAATTCACGAGAAAACAAAATGCAGAGGTTGGTGCTTACCCACAAACAAGATTAGCAAAACCAACAATAAGACCAGATGCAAAGATTGCATAGCCAGCTCGAAGGGACTCTGGATCATACATTTGAGATGTTGGCACACTTTCAAGCTTTGTTTGGAGGATGATTGCAACAATTACACCGTAAATTGCAACAGCCTCACAGAAGATGACACTGTAAAGCAAAGGTAGATACATATTTAACACAAGTTACAAAGGTTGTGATTCAAAATACATTATAAAGAAAAATAGTTTACAAAACTTGCAGCGTGTTTTATGCTCAAGTGCCTTTTCTGTTGTTCACCTAGAAATACACATAAATGAGCAGATGCAAAGATGAGAGCACTGCATGGTGTATAGTTAAGTGAGTTTTATGGTGGGTATATAGACTTGGATGCATCATGCATTCTGGGAGTCAGATTCAACTTGCACAAGCCTAACTTCATACAGTAAACTACATGTTAATTTATCCAATTGCCACTCATATGCATTATAGCAATCTACACAACTCAACCTGAACTCATCTAGTCACATTAGTAATAAGTTGAGCATATATCCAATCATCTCATGCAGGTTTAGTTACTTCGAGCAATAAACAAATCCTAAGCCCTTTAATCGATGTTGTATTATTCATTACACACTGTTTATATAGCATCAATAGGCATAACATTATACAAGCGAACCCATTTACTTCAGCCATTCAGGGATATTTATGCGGTATTGATATGAACCAGATAACCAAATAATTCTACCTAAAAGGGGGAAATAAAGATGCCTCTCAAATTCCCGGAATGGTGGAAGCAAAGCATAACTCAGATTCAAACAACACTGCCTTCATTAACCAAATCATTCCAAACATTATCAGGACTACGCTTTTACCATTGTTCTTGGACTACAAAATGTTAAACATGACGTAATTAAAATTAGAACATTGCAGATCTCAAATTACCAAAATAACACAACAAAAATCATACAAGCACCGAATAATCAGTACAATATATTACCCTCCCTAGCACTCCTAGAGTTCTACTGATCAGCATGcccacaacaacaacaacaataaaaaaacaaaaggcaaCAAATGGATGTTGAGCAAGGAATCAGGTTGTACAGTAGACAAATGAACACGACCAGACCCACAAGACCATTGAAAGAACTTGACTGCTCTAGCAACAACTACAGAGGAACAGCAGAGGAAAAATATAGCCCAAGCTTTGACTTCGAGTATGATTTTCGTGTGTGCCTCAACATCAATACATACATGCATTACACCAAAACACAGAAAATAACATTTATGTGTGTGATTTTCTAGCTTTTTGTTCGGAATTTAAAAGAATACCCATTACCCCGTCActtgtataaaaataaaatcagtTCATTGAGATAAGAGCCCTAATCAAGTGTGGAACATGACAATTCAGGATTATCCACTGAAACAAAAATGGGTAAAGGGTCTATGTTACAATAGTAGATCCGTGAAAAATAACCAGAATAGCTCCTTTGTATGTTAAGTGCAGTTGACAGTATTAACAAGAAACCCAAACTAAGATCATGGAGAATGAAGCTAGCACAGGCAAACTGAAATAAAATATGCATTCCACAAAGGTCAAAGGAGTTGAGAGGTTCGTAACGACTGAAAGACATGAAATGTCACTCAACAAAACCAGTTTCCTTGAGAAGCGTGGCAAACTGGCAATATCCCAGAATCCAAACCATACAAATTTCAACTAGGTTATACTAATATGTTAGCACTTGTATGGAGTACTACTTTGGGGAACACCGGAACAGGACAAGAAACATCAACCCCTCCATGCTATTTACTGTGCCGAAAACAATATGAAAATCGCCCCCACTAGAAGCACAAACAGAACTACAGAACCTTGCTCTATCAAATTAACCACACATCAAAGCCTAGCCTATACCAACCACGGGCACAGAACCCACCAAGCACGGCCAAATCTAGCAACCGCGGCACAAGCGAGATTGCACGGGCAGCAAGAATCCAATGCTCAAGATTCCGCACCTGATGAGGTTCttggaggtgatcctgggcgcCTTGATGGCGGCCCCGATGAGGCTGCTCCCCGTGATGAAGATCCCCCTGGAGAGGCAAGCAAACCGCAGGGTCAGTAAGAGACAATCAGACGCAAGGAAGCGCTCAGGGGCGCAGATCTAGCCAGAGAGGAGCGGGGGCGGCGGGCGAACACTCACCATGCCGCGCCGAGCACGGAGACGCCGATGGAGACGGCGATACCGATGGCGGAGAAGGTGTAGGGCGAGATGTGCACCAGCGCGCGCGCCCACGACGATGAGTCCGACGACATCTCCGCTCCCTTCCCCCGCGCgatctctctttcttctctcccttCGCGTCGCTGCGGGGCTCTGGATCGGGGAGGAGATTGGGGAAGAAGAACCGGACCTGGGGGTGCGACGCGATTCGGCAGGTGCGTCCGTGGTTTGCCCAGGTCCAGACGTGGGGGTGCTGGGAGAGGACGTGGGGTGGGTGCGGTGAGAACCGTCCGATCATAGACTGGACGGTTGAGGTGGATGTGTACAGGGGGGTCGTGTCATGTGTCAGGTGCTTGTAGCGAGGGCTGCTTACTTCCGGGAGATAGGCCCGGATCTCTACCTGGGCCAAGATTTGAGCCCGGCTGAAGAAGTCTGAAAAACAGATTTTAAATCCCTCAAAAAACAGATTTAACAATAGATAAACATACGCACATACTCATATCactatatttatatacttatatagTATCTATTAAAGATCGAAGATATAAATCTTGAAGATTGATATCGTTTATCACCGGCATTGAAAGAAAATTCCGTTTTAATAAGACACACAAGTAATAAATATGAATCCTTAAAGGTAGAGGATACAACTATATATTCACTAACTATTCAAACCAAGACTTATTTCTCCTTAAACGTGTGATTTTGTGATAGTTGTACCTatagttttagaattttagaCCACGTTTTGCAAAAAGCCAGTACCTCTTCGTTAGGATTTTAGACCATGGTTTATTCAATCCTAGTCGAGAAGACAGGCACCTTGTACgaatgggtatttatagtctatTTTCATTTCAGAATTCGAGCCAAAGAGCTGAGCGGCTCTACAAGTAGTACTGGTAGGTTTAGGACAATCCTAGTTCAGTTCAGTCCGATTAATAATTAGTTAGTCTGgttgtaaaaaaattgaaaaaaccaACGACAGTTTCGGTTCTTCATCGCGACGACTGGCCTCCTCGCAccgtcgcctcctcgtcctcggtTCCTCACGCGGTCACGCCGCTGCCGCCCGCCCAGCCCCCGCCCCGGTACTTCCATCAATCCATCGCATCTCCATCAGGCATCCGCACCCCCAGTACGTGAAACATGAGTACGTCCGGCAATCGATCCATCTGTCCAGTCGGTAGCACCAGCCACCAGGTACGTGAGTACATCCACTCCATTGGCCATCGGTCCATCCGCAGCCCTATTCTATTGGTTTCTCGTTTGATCGTATGGGACCACCGAGATATTCCTAGGTTAATTATACTTCTCTGAATCAATAGGCAGAACCTGTTAATACAcatgtttgtattttttttcgcTGGGTTAATACACATCATTTTTTTCCTAATcatatctctatttttttacagTACAACAACTTAAAAAATCTCTAGGACTGCAAGTCTGCAACAATTGTATCTTGAACTCCCGTGATCATCTAGCCTCAGCCATTTCACTCTCACAGCCGGTTAGCATCTTTCTTTTCTGTTGCATTTCACAGCTATTGTCACTTTTTCCGAATAATTGGCTTCAATTAGGGTTGTTTAGCAGAGATACAGAGGCAGGGAGATATTGCTTCGCTTTTCCGAAAACATGAAGCGAAGGCAAAGAAAATTATAGCTAAAAAGCATGctcaaactcaagaacaagaactatCTCCGGTTCTGGTTATGGCTGAAGAGCAATATCAAGAACAACCACATCCTATTCCGATTCGGTTGTGGCTGAAGAGCGatctcaagaacaagaaccacctATAATTTGTAATGTTGATCGTCTTGAACATGATCCTAGCTTAAGAGTATCTATTGCAAGCTATAATGCCAATGATCAAAATGCGGTTAGGAGATGATATATTTTAAAAGGTCCATGACAACCTTATGCCCATGATTACCCAATCAGGAACATATACGGTAAAGATCATCGCGTTAGTATTATTTGGTTCTATAAATATCCTTGGTTTGAATATAGTATTGAGAAGAATGCAGCATTTTACATGGTATGTTATTTGTTTGGCAAAGGAGGCAGTAAAT
This region includes:
- the LOC133907067 gene encoding V-type proton ATPase subunit c''2-like yields the protein MSSDSSSWARALVHISPYTFSAIGIAVSIGVSVLGAAWGIFITGSSLIGAAIKAPRITSKNLISVIFCEAVAIYGVIVAIILQTKLESVPTSQMYDPESLRAGYAIFASGLIVGFANLVCGVCVGIIGSSCALSDAQNSSLFVKILVIEIFGSALGLFGVIVGIIMSAQATWPAKA